tattattattattattattattattattattattattattatatatatatatatatatatatatatatatatatatatatatattgattgtaATATATCCGTGCTTTGTCTGAGGAGTTATAATGCTAAATATCATCGATAAAGCCAATTCATCAAAGAAAAATGTTCcacaaataaatattatattcagctgcttttttattttttgaattcgCATTGAAATGCCAAATGAAAACAAACACAATAAGTTCGGGCAAGAACAGAGGCCTAAACATTGATGACAGCACAGTTCTTCCTGATTTCGCCTGCAGATCCCGTCTTTACCTCAATCCTGCCCATCTTCTCCATAGACAAGCCAAATTCTTTGAAGAAGACTTCCAGGGGACTGTTCACAAGCTTAATGATCGCCGACTTGGTGGCAGCATCAGTGGCCAGAGCTGCATCAGACCGGAAGAGGCCTCGTCTCTGGAGCAGGTGTTTGTAGTATCCCAGATTGAAGGTTCTGAAGCTACCCGGATCCATTTCCACAATCGTCGTCGTGTCCTTTGGAGTTTTGCACTTGTTCTTCCTCAGGTCGTCTGCGTAGAAGCTGTCTAGGGAGGGATCTTCGTCGCCTTTACCGGTGAAATTGTACAGCCGATTACTGAACGATCGGCAGTGAGAGACTCCGATAGTATGAGCTCCTACGATGAAGAGAGTTCGATATTAGTCCTCCTCTACAATCAAAATACATCTTGCTTGACGAAACAATGTCGAATTTAGCACCTGACAGTACTACTAAATCTTTCAGATTTAATCCTTTGCTAGAAAAAGATGATCGAAGAGCAGTGAAGTCGAATGTTGGTGCAGGGAGCTCCTTGGATGCCTCCGACGACCTCGAGATCAGACCATCTCTACGTCCTGTTGGAACATTCCAATACGGGCCTCCCTAATGTGGTAAACAGAGTTGAATTGAAGTATATATTGGCTCTGATGGATAGGATAATCTAATTATATTTTGGCTACTTACTATGGCTACGACTGAATCCCTTGCAACCAAGGCAATGATATCTGCACAGGAAACAACCCCTGGGCATTCAGCTTCCACCAAGCTCTTCACTCTGTCCAGGAAATCGAAGCCACGGAGGCTTTGGTTCGGCAGTGCCGATTTCTCTGCTTGGTGCTTTCTGGTGGAGTTTATCAGCACAGAAGCATCGCAACCCTGAAAACAGGAAAAACGAAGAGCCATCAGAGCAGTGAAAAGGGAAGACAAAGAAGCATATCCGGTGGATGCTCACCCTCACAAAGCAGTCGTGGAAGTGCATCCTGAGAAGAGCAGCAGCAAGAGAAGGTGCATTGGGTACGTGCTGCTTTACGTAGTCAAATATCATCTTCTCCGCGGTCGGGCAGCTCTTGTCATAGAAACCCAACTCAATATCCGACCTCACACAGCTCAGTGAGCTCAACACAACACATATCAGAATGCACCTGACGCTCACGTTCCTCATTTTGCTTCCTGTGGCCTGAAGCTATCTACTATGATCCTTCGATGGGGCAAATATATAGGCCTTctctgctatatatatatatatatatatatatatatatatagagagagagagagagagagagagagagagagagagagagagcagtcttTAAGTAATATGTTTCAGCATGTATGTTCTTGGTTTCAAGGTAAAGCCTTG
This Musa acuminata AAA Group cultivar baxijiao chromosome BXJ1-2, Cavendish_Baxijiao_AAA, whole genome shotgun sequence DNA region includes the following protein-coding sequences:
- the LOC103970582 gene encoding peroxidase 39 encodes the protein MRNVSVRCILICVVLSSLSCVRSDIELGFYDKSCPTAEKMIFDYVKQHVPNAPSLAAALLRMHFHDCFVRGCDASVLINSTRKHQAEKSALPNQSLRGFDFLDRVKSLVEAECPGVVSCADIIALVARDSVVAIGGPYWNVPTGRRDGLISRSSEASKELPAPTFDFTALRSSFSSKGLNLKDLVVLSGAHTIGVSHCRSFSNRLYNFTGKGDEDPSLDSFYADDLRKNKCKTPKDTTTIVEMDPGSFRTFNLGYYKHLLQRRGLFRSDAALATDAATKSAIIKLVNSPLEVFFKEFGLSMEKMGRIEVKTGSAGEIRKNCAVINV